From the Garra rufa chromosome 17, GarRuf1.0, whole genome shotgun sequence genome, one window contains:
- the sostdc1b gene encoding sclerostin domain-containing protein 1b yields MPLNTCEYQLLFLLCFLMKSCHAFKNDATEEFPGYTVASSHQTLNNASLNRARNGGRRPENRDQTEQHQVGCRELRSTKYISDGQCTSLNPVKELVCAGECLPTHLLPNWIGGGHYWSRRDAQEWRCVTERTRIQRIKLQCQDGSTRTYKITAVTSCTCKRYTRQNNESSHVPQTPSKDHPLQNPKKKKSKSKNSKLNSKNE; encoded by the exons ATGCCCCTCAACACATGCGAATACCAGCTGCTGTTCCTCCTCTGTTTTCTAATGAAAAGCTGTCATGCGTTCAAAAATGACGCCACAGAAGAATTTCCAGGGTACACGGTCGCATCATCTCATCAGActttaaataatgcctcattaaATCGAGCGCGGAACGGAGGAAGACGACCGGAAAACCGAGACCAAACCG AACAGCACCAGGTTGGTTGCAGAGAGCTCAGGTCCACTAAATACATATCTGACGGCCAGTGCACCAGCCTGAATCCCGTCAAGGAGTTAGTGTGTGCTGGAGAATGTCTTCCCACCCACTTGCTCCCCAACTGGATCGGTGGAGGTCACTACTGGAGCAGACGGGACGCCCAGGAGTGGCGCTGCGTCACCGAACGGACACGCATCCAGCGCATTAAACTCCAGTGTCAGGATGGCAGCACACGCACCTACAAGATCACCGCCGTCACATCCTGTACATGCAAAAGATACACACGGCAAAACAACGAGTCCTCTCATGTACCCCAGACTCCCTCAAAGGATCATCCGCTGCAGAACCCCAAGaagaaaaaaagcaaaagtaAAAACTCAAAGCTGAATTCTAAAAACGAATAG